AGTGAGAGGACCGAGTAGAAGGTGCGGTGCATCGGGTCGAAGATCAGGCTCAGTCCGAGGACGACCAGCAGGACCGGGACCGCGTAGCCGGCCATGCCGTACAGGCCCATGTGGATGCTGACCTTCATGGCCGTGTGGTAGAGCGAGAGCATCTCGCCGCCGCCGAGGGCCACCAGCAGGCCGCCCCAGAAGGGCCGGGTGCGGCGCCAGTGCCGGAAGGCACGGCGCGCCCCGCCGTCCTCCTCGGGGGCCGGGGCCTCCGGGAGGAGGAGGGGCGCGCCTTCTTCGTGCTCTGTCACCGTTCAGCAGCCCTTGCTCTGGAAGGTCATGCTGAGGTTCGGCAGCGAGAACGTCGAAGCCGTGGACGCGTAGTTGTCCTGACGGACGTCCGTGATGTCCACGGTGTCGGCCTGCTGCGCGAAGGTGTACGCGTGGCCTTCGATGCTGGGCACCTCGGTCAGGTTGCTGGCGTCCCGGCCGATCTGGATGTTGGTGAACGTGGCGTTGCCGCTCAGGTCCGTGCCGTCCAGCACCAGGTTGGTCGCGTGCACCGGCGTGGATCCGGTGCCGGCGCGGATCACCAGGTT
This genomic window from Catenulispora sp. MAP5-51 contains:
- a CDS encoding DUF6114 domain-containing protein; protein product: MTEHEEGAPLLLPEAPAPEEDGGARRAFRHWRRTRPFWGGLLVALGGGEMLSLYHTAMKVSIHMGLYGMAGYAVPVLLVVLGLSLIFDPMHRTFYSVLSLLFAIASWMTSNLGGFLIGMLLSMTGASLAFGWTETPADEQEPARESENQTEGLPIS